The Amycolatopsis mongoliensis genome includes a window with the following:
- a CDS encoding SCO6745 family protein — protein MIEAARQTWRFLEPYHGMIYFAPEAAAAYEALGLTGRAGYFASRSAALGAVPAPVVVATFYNFNPGLVRTSIATAWSATDPAAVLAARYAAADEALRGILGEAIASPEMRRAATLLRAAAETVAEDVVGRPLFAAHAALPWPDEPHLVLWHAQTLLREYRGDAHVAALLTAGLSGIEALVSHAASGAVPAETLRTSRAWSEAEWTAAIAGLRERDWLTDDADLSFTPTGAARRAEIERATDENSVTPYAHIGESACAELQALVRPFSRALAEELMPWALARY, from the coding sequence GTGATCGAAGCGGCGCGCCAGACCTGGCGGTTCCTCGAGCCCTACCACGGAATGATCTACTTCGCCCCGGAAGCGGCTGCCGCGTACGAGGCACTCGGTCTCACCGGCCGCGCCGGGTACTTCGCGTCGAGGTCGGCGGCGCTCGGCGCAGTCCCTGCCCCGGTCGTGGTCGCCACCTTCTACAACTTCAACCCGGGCCTCGTGCGGACGTCGATCGCCACCGCCTGGTCCGCCACCGACCCGGCCGCCGTCCTCGCCGCCCGCTACGCAGCGGCTGACGAGGCTTTGCGCGGCATCCTGGGCGAGGCGATCGCCTCACCCGAGATGCGCCGGGCCGCCACTCTCCTCCGCGCGGCCGCCGAGACGGTCGCCGAGGATGTCGTCGGCCGCCCCCTGTTCGCTGCCCACGCGGCCCTGCCGTGGCCCGATGAACCCCATCTGGTCCTGTGGCACGCGCAGACCCTGCTCCGGGAGTACCGCGGCGACGCGCACGTGGCCGCCCTGCTGACGGCCGGCCTGAGCGGCATCGAAGCTCTCGTCTCCCACGCCGCCTCCGGTGCCGTGCCCGCCGAGACCCTGCGCACTTCCCGGGCGTGGTCCGAGGCCGAGTGGACCGCGGCCATCGCCGGCCTCCGCGAGCGGGACTGGCTCACCGACGACGCCGACCTGTCGTTCACGCCCACGGGAGCGGCCCGCCGAGCGGAAATCGAGCGGGCGACCGACGAGAACAGCGTGACTCCCTACGCTCACATCGGCGAGTCCGCCTGCGCCGAACTGCAGGCACTCGTGCGTCCGTTCAGCCGGGCGCTCGCCGAGGAACTCATGCCCTGGGCGCTCGCGAGGTACTAG
- a CDS encoding DUF6292 family protein, whose translation MSGLIDTDLEFWFQRGLRAYLGEVAGALGFGLESCTVDVDVPVSAYVAVDWRLRRFPDRDVALLWDEVHGWAAAVEAACGEEMIVLAYLGGADILPPSPVIVRFLAALRAGDLEPDGPGSPVLRRAGSHQELLPLLPAG comes from the coding sequence GTGTCCGGCCTGATCGACACCGATCTCGAGTTCTGGTTCCAGCGCGGCCTGCGCGCGTACCTCGGCGAGGTGGCCGGGGCGCTCGGCTTCGGCCTCGAGTCCTGCACCGTGGACGTGGACGTCCCGGTGTCGGCCTACGTCGCGGTCGACTGGCGGCTGCGCCGGTTCCCCGACCGCGACGTGGCGCTGCTGTGGGACGAGGTGCACGGCTGGGCTGCCGCGGTCGAGGCGGCGTGCGGGGAGGAGATGATCGTGCTGGCCTACCTCGGCGGGGCCGACATCCTGCCGCCGTCGCCGGTGATCGTGCGGTTCCTGGCCGCGCTGCGGGCCGGGGACCTGGAGCCGGACGGGCCGGGTTCGCCCGTGCTGCGCCGCGCCGGGAGCCACCAGGAGCTCCTGCCGTTGCTGCCGGCGGGGTGA
- a CDS encoding DEAD/DEAH box helicase, with the protein MPLVHALWSPGRGLLLWAEHDRGPAGTSSRSAQIALPHPFAVSSAQLTALHPGKPTSATLLLPSRANRPLASSEPAAGGKRRGPAPSLRPWSVPALIVDATELDDLDDSASYGASVTYLRAVARLAADLVRRGRVLPTLVRQGDAAEARWRPVLQGVDFVAVDALVAAMPPVGRAEQVAPLTGASPRALVSDALHTLVDTAVRDRLARADPPVDLRGAGGAAGVWLAALQGGDPRVELPLDELGVVADAVEKWDEVADTDVVDGRACFRLAEVGTLRQPDADDPDDQTGDGTKWQLQFLLRATADPSLLLSAGQIWSGEANGLVRDPKGLFVAELGRAALVEPMLAPALRRTRPSEYDLTVEEAEQFLTSGATRLIEAGFEVQLPATWDGRRRLGLRLSVRSTPSEQVVTRSRVGRDELAGFRWSIAVGDAEIGEDELAKLVAAKTPLVRLRGRWISVDADRLRAGLEFLRRDPRRHTQGPTAGELLELVHLGQEAPLPVTDVSADGWVGDVLAGRVHRTLQPVELPASFRATLRPYQQRGVAWLAFMSALGLGACLADDMGLGKTVQTLALEAFERADQDRRPTLVLCPMSLVGMWQREAANFAPGLRVLAHHGSARAHGDELAEQVAAADLVVTTYATAARDAGELEAFAWRRLVLDEAHAIKNADTATAKAVRRFPAGHRLALTGTPVENRLADLWSVLDLLNPGLLGSRFEFRQRFAVPIERRGDTATAAALRRLTQPYLLRRVKTDPAIVPELPEKLEIRQEYRLTREQGTLYRAIVDEMMKKIENSQGIKRRGNILAAITKLKQVCNHPAHLLHDGSPIGRRSGKVVRLEEILAEILASGDRVLCFTQYTEFGHLLVPHLSAHLGAEVAFLHGSLAKGARDAIVERFQAGDGPRILLLSLKAGGSGLTLTAASQVLHLDRWWNPAVENQATDRAFRIGQGRTVQVRKFVCPGTIEDRIDTLITRKRALAGMVVGEGESWLTELSTDALRETLTLGEDAIDD; encoded by the coding sequence TTGCCCTTGGTGCACGCCCTGTGGTCTCCGGGCCGGGGTCTGCTTCTCTGGGCGGAGCACGACCGGGGCCCGGCCGGGACGTCGAGTCGTTCGGCGCAGATCGCGCTTCCGCACCCGTTCGCGGTCTCCAGCGCGCAGCTGACCGCTCTGCATCCCGGCAAGCCCACGTCGGCGACCTTGCTGCTGCCGTCGCGGGCGAACCGGCCGCTCGCCTCGTCCGAGCCGGCGGCGGGCGGCAAGCGGCGTGGCCCGGCGCCGTCGTTGCGGCCGTGGTCGGTGCCGGCGTTGATCGTGGACGCCACCGAGCTGGACGACCTCGACGACTCGGCCTCGTACGGCGCTTCGGTGACCTACCTGCGGGCGGTGGCCCGCCTGGCCGCGGACCTGGTGCGGCGCGGACGGGTGCTGCCGACGCTGGTCCGCCAGGGCGACGCGGCGGAGGCCCGGTGGCGCCCGGTGCTCCAAGGCGTGGACTTCGTCGCGGTCGACGCCCTGGTCGCGGCCATGCCGCCGGTCGGGCGGGCCGAGCAGGTCGCGCCGCTCACCGGGGCCTCGCCGCGCGCGCTCGTCAGCGATGCCCTCCACACCCTGGTCGACACGGCGGTCCGGGACCGGCTGGCGCGGGCGGATCCGCCGGTGGACCTGCGCGGGGCCGGGGGCGCGGCCGGGGTGTGGCTGGCCGCTCTGCAGGGCGGCGACCCCCGCGTCGAGCTGCCGCTGGACGAGCTCGGCGTCGTGGCCGACGCCGTCGAGAAGTGGGACGAGGTCGCCGATACCGACGTCGTCGACGGCCGCGCGTGTTTCCGGCTGGCCGAGGTCGGCACCCTGCGTCAGCCGGACGCGGACGATCCCGACGACCAGACCGGCGACGGCACCAAGTGGCAGCTGCAGTTCCTCCTGCGGGCGACGGCCGATCCGAGCTTGCTGCTGTCGGCGGGACAGATCTGGTCGGGCGAGGCGAACGGGCTGGTCAGGGATCCGAAGGGGCTGTTCGTCGCCGAACTGGGCCGGGCCGCGCTGGTGGAACCGATGCTGGCGCCGGCGTTGCGCAGGACCCGGCCGTCCGAGTACGACCTGACCGTCGAGGAAGCCGAACAGTTCTTGACCTCGGGCGCGACCCGGCTGATCGAGGCCGGGTTCGAAGTGCAGCTTCCGGCCACCTGGGACGGCCGGCGCCGGCTCGGGCTCCGGCTGTCGGTCCGCAGCACGCCGTCGGAGCAGGTCGTCACCCGCAGCCGGGTGGGCCGTGACGAGCTGGCCGGGTTCCGCTGGTCGATCGCGGTGGGCGACGCCGAAATCGGCGAGGACGAGCTGGCGAAGCTGGTCGCGGCGAAGACTCCGCTGGTGCGGCTGCGGGGCCGGTGGATCAGCGTCGACGCCGACCGCCTCCGCGCCGGTCTCGAGTTCCTGCGCCGCGACCCGCGCCGGCACACCCAGGGCCCCACTGCGGGCGAGCTGCTGGAGCTCGTGCACCTCGGGCAGGAGGCGCCGCTCCCGGTCACCGACGTCAGCGCCGACGGCTGGGTCGGGGACGTCCTGGCCGGGCGGGTCCACCGGACGCTGCAGCCGGTCGAGCTGCCGGCCTCGTTCCGCGCCACCCTGCGCCCCTACCAGCAGCGGGGTGTCGCCTGGCTGGCTTTCATGTCGGCGCTGGGGCTCGGTGCGTGCCTGGCCGACGACATGGGCCTCGGCAAGACCGTCCAGACGCTGGCGCTCGAGGCGTTCGAACGGGCGGACCAGGATCGCCGGCCGACGTTGGTGCTGTGCCCGATGTCGCTGGTCGGCATGTGGCAGCGGGAGGCGGCGAACTTCGCCCCGGGCCTGCGAGTCCTCGCCCACCACGGCAGCGCCCGCGCGCACGGGGACGAGCTCGCCGAGCAGGTCGCCGCGGCCGACCTCGTCGTCACGACCTACGCCACCGCCGCCCGTGACGCCGGCGAACTCGAGGCGTTCGCCTGGCGACGCCTGGTGCTCGACGAAGCGCACGCCATCAAGAACGCCGACACCGCGACGGCCAAGGCGGTGCGGCGGTTCCCGGCCGGGCACCGGCTCGCGCTGACCGGCACCCCGGTGGAAAACCGGCTGGCGGACCTGTGGTCGGTGCTGGACCTGCTCAACCCCGGGCTGCTCGGCAGCAGGTTCGAGTTCCGGCAGCGGTTCGCGGTCCCGATCGAGCGCCGGGGCGACACCGCCACGGCCGCCGCTCTGCGCCGGCTCACGCAGCCGTACCTGCTGCGCCGGGTGAAGACGGACCCCGCGATCGTCCCGGAACTCCCGGAAAAGCTCGAAATCCGGCAGGAATACCGGCTCACCCGCGAACAGGGCACGCTGTACCGCGCGATCGTCGACGAGATGATGAAGAAGATCGAGAACAGCCAGGGCATCAAGCGCCGGGGCAACATCCTCGCCGCGATCACCAAACTCAAGCAGGTCTGCAACCACCCCGCGCACCTGCTGCACGACGGTTCCCCGATCGGGCGCCGCTCCGGCAAGGTCGTCCGCCTCGAAGAGATCCTGGCGGAAATCCTGGCGTCGGGCGATCGGGTGCTGTGCTTCACGCAGTACACCGAATTCGGCCATCTGCTCGTGCCCCATCTTTCGGCACACCTCGGCGCCGAAGTCGCGTTTTTGCACGGCAGCCTGGCCAAAGGGGCGCGAGACGCGATCGTGGAACGCTTCCAGGCCGGCGACGGGCCGCGGATCCTGCTGCTCTCGCTCAAAGCAGGCGGTTCCGGGCTCACGCTGACCGCCGCCAGCCAGGTCCTGCACCTGGACCGCTGGTGGAACCCGGCCGTGGAGAACCAGGCCACCGACCGGGCGTTCCGGATCGGGCAGGGACGCACCGTCCAGGTCCGGAAGTTCGTCTGCCCGGGCACCATCGAGGACCGCATCGACACCCTGATCACCCGGAAACGCGCGCTCGCGGGCATGGTCGTCGGCGAGGGCGAAAGCTGGCTCACCGAGCTGTCCACCGACGCGCTGCGCGAGACGCTCACCCTGGGGGAGGACGCGATCGATGACTGA
- the ligD gene encoding non-homologous end-joining DNA ligase, producing MAGSRITVRVGERQLTLSNLEKVLYPRHGFTKGEVLDYYTRIAPLLLPHIRDRAMTFVRFPDGVAGGSFFEKDVSRHAPDWVRTARLTVGGRGKEPEIIAYPLINDLPELVWAANLAALELHVHQWTVEDGDERSTPDRLVFDLDPGPGATVVDCCRVAERLYDVLAADGLTPVAKTSGSKGMQLYAGVVTTDGGETSQYAKALAERLAAETPDLVVARMTKTLRPGKVFIDWSQNNPFKTTVAPYSLRGRDEPTVSTPVTWDEVRACRHVSHLRFTADEVLGRVDDLGDLFAELDRTRVPIPAFG from the coding sequence GTGGCGGGGAGCCGGATCACGGTGCGGGTGGGCGAGCGGCAGCTGACGCTTTCGAACCTCGAAAAGGTGCTCTACCCGCGGCACGGCTTCACCAAGGGCGAGGTGCTCGACTACTACACGCGCATCGCGCCGCTGCTGCTGCCGCACATCCGCGACCGCGCGATGACGTTCGTGCGGTTCCCCGACGGCGTCGCCGGCGGCTCGTTCTTCGAGAAGGACGTCTCCCGGCACGCGCCGGACTGGGTGCGCACCGCCCGCCTCACCGTCGGCGGCCGCGGCAAGGAGCCCGAGATCATCGCCTACCCGCTGATCAACGACCTGCCGGAGCTCGTCTGGGCGGCCAACCTCGCCGCGCTGGAGCTGCACGTCCACCAGTGGACCGTCGAAGACGGCGACGAGCGGAGCACGCCGGACCGGCTCGTGTTCGACCTCGACCCCGGCCCCGGCGCGACGGTCGTCGACTGCTGCCGCGTTGCCGAGCGCCTGTACGACGTGCTCGCCGCCGACGGGCTGACCCCGGTGGCTAAGACCAGCGGCTCCAAGGGCATGCAGCTCTACGCGGGCGTCGTGACGACGGACGGCGGCGAGACGTCGCAGTACGCGAAGGCACTCGCCGAGCGGCTCGCCGCCGAGACGCCGGACCTCGTCGTCGCGCGGATGACGAAGACGCTGCGGCCGGGCAAGGTCTTCATCGACTGGAGCCAGAACAACCCGTTCAAGACGACGGTGGCGCCCTACTCGCTGCGCGGGCGCGACGAGCCGACAGTGTCCACTCCGGTCACGTGGGACGAGGTGCGCGCGTGCCGGCACGTCTCGCACCTGCGGTTCACCGCCGACGAGGTCCTCGGGCGCGTCGACGACCTCGGTGACCTCTTCGCCGAACTGGACCGGACGCGTGTCCCGATTCCTGCGTTCGGCTGA
- the ligD gene encoding non-homologous end-joining DNA ligase — protein sequence MGTVPDAVAPMLAVDGSLPDDDHHGYEWKWDGFRGCARVAGSGEARITSRSGSDHTHRYPELQEIFAPALGGHAAVLDGEVVALNAAGRPEFELMQRRAMHEPTAKLRAEVPVVYFAFDLLRIGTESLLDRPYQQRRELLAELVRPADGRFVVPPWYTRADIAPDQLLATAAQHGIEGVVAKRLDAPYLPGARSPWWTKRALTQTREVVVGGWRAGAGRRAGTFGALLLGGYDDDGALVYIGDVGTGFTDDALDHLREVLTPLARAESPFATEVPRDRARGAHWVEPDLVGEVVHRRVTPDLRLRHTSWRGLRPDRTPGEVRAPKPMGES from the coding sequence ATGGGGACGGTGCCGGACGCGGTGGCGCCGATGCTGGCCGTCGACGGGTCCCTCCCGGACGACGACCACCACGGCTACGAGTGGAAGTGGGACGGCTTCCGGGGTTGCGCCCGGGTCGCCGGCTCCGGCGAGGCCCGGATCACCAGCCGCAGCGGCAGCGACCACACCCACCGCTACCCCGAGCTGCAGGAGATCTTCGCGCCCGCGCTCGGCGGTCACGCGGCGGTGCTCGACGGCGAGGTCGTCGCGCTGAACGCGGCCGGCCGCCCGGAGTTCGAGCTGATGCAGCGCCGCGCCATGCACGAGCCGACGGCGAAGCTGCGCGCCGAGGTCCCGGTCGTGTACTTCGCCTTCGACCTGCTGCGGATCGGGACGGAGTCGCTGCTGGACCGGCCGTACCAGCAGCGTCGCGAGCTGCTGGCCGAACTGGTCCGGCCGGCGGACGGCCGGTTCGTCGTGCCGCCCTGGTACACCCGCGCCGACATCGCGCCGGACCAGCTGCTGGCGACGGCGGCCCAGCACGGCATCGAGGGCGTCGTCGCGAAACGGCTGGACGCGCCGTACCTGCCCGGTGCCCGTTCGCCGTGGTGGACGAAGCGTGCCCTGACGCAGACGCGCGAAGTGGTCGTCGGCGGCTGGCGGGCCGGCGCCGGCCGCCGCGCGGGCACGTTCGGCGCGCTGCTGCTCGGCGGGTACGACGACGACGGCGCGCTGGTGTACATCGGCGACGTCGGCACCGGGTTCACCGACGACGCGCTCGACCACCTCCGCGAGGTCCTCACGCCGCTGGCGCGCGCGGAGTCCCCGTTCGCCACCGAAGTGCCGCGCGACCGCGCCCGCGGCGCGCACTGGGTCGAGCCGGACCTGGTCGGCGAGGTCGTCCACCGCCGCGTCACGCCGGATCTGCGGCTGCGCCACACGTCGTGGCGCGGCCTGCGCCCGGACCGGACGCCCGGCGAGGTACGAGCGCCGAAACCGATGGGGGAGTCGTGA
- a CDS encoding STAS domain-containing protein → MKIQKPPRLSRAFGRSSPGSLCEPFSVTTTFPSDRCTLVAVVGDIDLATVAILVECAETALRRGGVLVVDLGRVTFCSGAGLRALRRVQRRADELIVPTAWVVRTPAMWRLLRGTGVAGFSCYRDRADALVALG, encoded by the coding sequence ATGAAGATCCAGAAACCGCCGCGGCTTTCGCGAGCCTTCGGCCGTTCTTCGCCGGGATCGTTGTGCGAGCCGTTCTCGGTCACGACGACGTTCCCCAGCGATCGGTGCACTCTCGTCGCGGTGGTGGGCGACATTGATCTGGCGACCGTTGCCATTCTTGTCGAATGTGCGGAAACGGCGTTGAGGCGCGGCGGTGTGCTCGTCGTCGACCTCGGCCGGGTCACGTTCTGCTCCGGCGCCGGCCTCCGGGCGCTGCGGCGGGTGCAGCGGCGCGCGGACGAGCTGATCGTCCCGACGGCGTGGGTGGTGCGCACGCCGGCGATGTGGCGGCTGCTGCGGGGGACCGGCGTCGCCGGGTTCTCCTGCTACCGGGATCGGGCCGACGCGCTGGTGGCGCTCGGCTGA
- a CDS encoding GNAT family N-acetyltransferase — translation MTTPVRLVEITDENREAVCALRVRPGQERFVASVAKSLEDAATTPEGEPWYRAVYAGDEPVGFVMLSWDVPPGRPGVLGPYFLWRLLVDARHQGRGIGRAVLAEVVSLVRADGGTELLTSHQPGDDGPGAFYRKVGFSPTGEIDHGEIVVRLGL, via the coding sequence GTGACCACACCGGTGCGCCTGGTCGAGATCACCGACGAGAACCGCGAAGCGGTGTGCGCTCTGCGCGTGCGGCCGGGTCAGGAGCGGTTCGTCGCGTCGGTGGCGAAGTCGCTGGAAGACGCCGCGACGACGCCCGAGGGCGAGCCCTGGTACCGGGCCGTCTACGCGGGTGACGAGCCGGTGGGCTTCGTGATGCTCAGCTGGGACGTCCCGCCCGGCCGCCCCGGCGTCCTCGGTCCGTACTTCCTGTGGCGGCTGCTGGTCGACGCGCGGCACCAGGGCCGCGGGATCGGCCGGGCGGTGCTGGCGGAGGTCGTCTCGCTGGTGCGGGCCGACGGCGGGACCGAGCTGCTCACGAGCCACCAGCCGGGCGACGACGGCCCGGGCGCCTTCTACCGCAAGGTCGGGTTCTCCCCGACCGGGGAGATCGACCACGGCGAGATCGTGGTGCGACTCGGACTGTGA
- a CDS encoding bifunctional sugar phosphate isomerase/epimerase/4-hydroxyphenylpyruvate dioxygenase family protein, with the protein MSSSEPRRSIATVCLSGTLEDKLTAAARAGFDGVEIFENDLIASSWSAKEIGEHCAELGLSIDLYQPFRDFEAVPPDVLARNLRRAELKFDVMEQLGADTMLVCSSVSPDAVDDDDLAAEQLHLLAERAAARGLRIAYEALAWGRFVNTYEHSWRIVRRAAHPALGLCLDSFHILSRGSDPAAIRTIPGEKLFFLQLADAPRLQMDVLQWSRHHRLFPGQGAFDLTAFTGHVLAAGYRGPLSLEVFNDVFRQADPAPAAVDAMRSLLALQETLGVTDLPPAPALSGHAFVELSVAGEAERPVADALRGLGFTETGHHRSKPVRLWQQGDARILLNSSGSSAGASVGAVAVESADPVVSARRAQRLLAPILPRTHRAGEADLSAIAAPDGTSVFFCRTGAETGDSWLGDFAVTGAPGGGAGVTGIDHLALTQPFDHFDEAALFYRAVLGLEPEPMTEFAAPFGLVRSRTVADPSGRVRIALESALLRRGDWAPGVREPQRVALATDDALASARRMRELGAPLLDIPGNYYDDLDARLAPDPELLTALRQESVLYDRDEHGELLHFFTVVLGGRVFFEVVQRIGGYAGDGAANSPIRMAAHRRQREANRPTSA; encoded by the coding sequence ATGTCCTCGTCTGAGCCCCGCCGTTCGATCGCCACGGTCTGCCTCTCGGGGACCCTCGAAGACAAGCTGACCGCGGCCGCCCGTGCCGGGTTCGACGGGGTGGAGATCTTCGAGAACGACCTCATCGCCTCGTCCTGGTCGGCGAAGGAGATCGGCGAACACTGCGCCGAACTGGGCCTGTCGATCGACCTGTACCAGCCGTTCCGGGACTTCGAGGCGGTGCCGCCGGACGTGCTCGCCCGGAACCTGCGGCGCGCGGAACTGAAGTTCGACGTCATGGAGCAGCTCGGTGCCGACACGATGCTGGTGTGCTCGTCGGTGTCGCCGGACGCGGTCGACGACGACGATCTCGCCGCGGAGCAACTGCACCTGCTCGCCGAGCGCGCCGCCGCGCGCGGACTGCGGATCGCCTACGAAGCGCTGGCGTGGGGCCGGTTCGTCAACACTTACGAGCATTCGTGGCGCATCGTGCGCCGGGCCGCCCACCCCGCGCTGGGGCTGTGCCTGGACAGCTTCCACATCCTGTCGCGGGGCAGCGACCCGGCCGCGATCCGCACGATCCCCGGCGAGAAGCTGTTCTTCCTGCAGCTGGCCGACGCGCCGCGGCTCCAGATGGACGTGCTGCAGTGGAGCCGCCACCACCGGCTCTTCCCCGGCCAGGGCGCGTTCGACCTGACCGCGTTCACCGGGCACGTGCTCGCGGCCGGCTACCGCGGGCCGTTGTCGCTCGAGGTGTTCAACGACGTCTTCCGCCAGGCGGACCCGGCGCCGGCCGCTGTCGACGCGATGCGGTCGCTGCTCGCCCTGCAGGAAACGCTCGGCGTCACGGACCTGCCGCCCGCGCCGGCACTGTCCGGGCACGCGTTCGTCGAGCTGTCGGTGGCCGGCGAAGCGGAACGTCCGGTGGCGGATGCCTTGCGTGGGCTCGGGTTCACCGAAACGGGTCACCACCGGTCCAAGCCGGTCCGGTTGTGGCAACAGGGGGACGCGCGGATCCTGCTGAACAGCTCCGGATCTTCGGCGGGGGCGTCGGTCGGCGCGGTCGCGGTGGAGAGCGCCGACCCGGTCGTCTCGGCCCGGCGTGCCCAGCGGCTGCTGGCGCCGATCCTGCCGCGCACCCACCGCGCGGGCGAAGCGGATCTGTCGGCGATCGCGGCGCCGGACGGGACGTCGGTGTTCTTCTGCCGCACCGGCGCGGAAACCGGGGACAGCTGGCTCGGCGACTTCGCGGTGACCGGGGCGCCCGGCGGGGGTGCGGGGGTGACCGGGATCGACCACCTGGCCCTCACTCAGCCGTTCGACCACTTCGACGAGGCGGCGTTGTTCTACCGCGCGGTGCTCGGCTTGGAGCCGGAGCCGATGACGGAGTTCGCGGCGCCGTTCGGCCTGGTGCGCAGCCGCACGGTGGCGGACCCGTCCGGCCGGGTCCGCATCGCCCTCGAATCGGCCCTGCTCCGGCGCGGAGACTGGGCGCCGGGCGTACGCGAGCCCCAACGCGTCGCGCTGGCGACCGACGACGCCCTGGCGAGCGCGCGCCGGATGCGTGAGCTGGGAGCGCCGCTGCTCGACATCCCCGGGAACTACTACGACGACCTCGACGCCCGTCTGGCCCCGGATCCCGAGCTGCTCACCGCCCTGCGGCAGGAGTCGGTGCTCTACGACCGCGACGAGCACGGCGAGCTGCTGCACTTCTTCACGGTGGTGCTCGGTGGCCGCGTCTTCTTCGAGGTCGTGCAGCGGATCGGCGGCTACGCCGGCGACGGTGCCGCGAACTCCCCGATCCGGATGGCCGCGCACCGGAGGCAGCGCGAAGCGAATCGCCCGACCTCCGCGTAG
- a CDS encoding TetR/AcrR family transcriptional regulator, which produces MAAPTSDEMAKGGPERIRDADRTRADILDMAAREFAEKGFDGARVDEIAAKTRTTKRMIYYYFTNKDQLFVEVLERAYTVIRSLEQNLDVDHLDPAEAIRRLAGLTFDHHESHPDFVRLVSIENIHRAEHIARSNALSNLANPALDVLTRILARGRETGQFRDDVDALDVHMAISAFCVFRTANRYTFNAIFDRDMLDPAHRDHHRRMVADMLVSYLTSR; this is translated from the coding sequence GTGGCAGCACCAACGTCGGACGAGATGGCGAAAGGCGGACCCGAACGCATCCGCGACGCCGACCGGACCCGCGCCGACATCCTCGACATGGCCGCCCGCGAATTCGCCGAAAAAGGCTTCGACGGCGCCCGGGTGGACGAGATCGCCGCGAAGACCCGCACCACCAAGCGGATGATCTACTACTACTTCACCAACAAGGACCAGCTGTTCGTCGAAGTGCTCGAACGCGCCTACACCGTCATCCGCTCCCTCGAGCAGAACCTCGACGTCGACCACCTCGACCCCGCCGAAGCGATCCGCCGGCTCGCCGGGCTCACCTTCGACCACCACGAATCCCACCCCGACTTCGTGCGGCTGGTCAGCATCGAGAACATCCACCGCGCCGAGCACATCGCCCGCTCGAACGCCCTGTCCAACCTGGCCAACCCGGCACTCGACGTGCTCACCCGCATCCTCGCCCGCGGCCGCGAAACCGGGCAGTTCCGCGACGACGTCGACGCCCTCGACGTGCACATGGCCATCAGCGCGTTCTGCGTGTTCCGCACCGCCAACCGCTACACGTTCAACGCCATCTTCGACCGCGACATGCTCGACCCCGCCCACCGCGACCACCACCGGCGCATGGTCGCCGACATGCTCGTCAGCTACCTGACGTCACGCTGA
- a CDS encoding DoxX family protein, which translates to MSTAYVIVTLFAAAFVGFSAVSVFARAKWVVEPITSYGVPEAWWPWLGTAKAAGAAGLVAGLFVPPIGIAAAIGLVLYFLGAVVTVARARSYGHLAFPLLYLAPVVASLALLS; encoded by the coding sequence ATGTCCACCGCGTACGTGATCGTCACCCTGTTCGCCGCCGCCTTCGTCGGTTTCTCGGCCGTCTCGGTCTTCGCCCGGGCGAAGTGGGTCGTCGAGCCGATCACCTCCTACGGCGTGCCGGAGGCGTGGTGGCCGTGGCTGGGCACGGCGAAGGCCGCCGGAGCGGCCGGCCTGGTCGCCGGGTTGTTCGTGCCGCCGATCGGCATCGCCGCGGCGATCGGGCTGGTGCTGTACTTCCTCGGCGCGGTCGTCACCGTGGCCCGCGCCCGGTCGTACGGGCACCTGGCGTTCCCGCTGCTCTACCTGGCGCCCGTGGTCGCTTCGCTGGCGCTGCTGTCCTGA
- a CDS encoding SWIM zinc finger family protein yields MTDPLPWWPTRFVRALTAIGVSLPAKGQGRVVSLAVGAGRVDAEVQDERSYQARIGLTAFGKADWAAITHALAAKASATVLLLRGELPRDVEQIFKAVRLPLFPSSAREVSLDCTCPAVEVPCGHLNAVFSALVARVGDDPFTILALRGRNRETLLEELKNRLISAEPLDPDDRSPALTEVMDTFFEAGQAPGLAGAAPLHGPRTSDDALMDQVPPFAITAGGEDVAELLRPVYRALAGEHGA; encoded by the coding sequence ATGACTGATCCACTCCCGTGGTGGCCGACCCGGTTCGTCCGGGCGTTGACGGCGATCGGCGTCTCCCTGCCCGCGAAGGGCCAGGGGCGCGTCGTGTCCTTGGCGGTCGGCGCCGGGCGCGTCGACGCCGAAGTGCAGGACGAGCGCTCGTACCAGGCGCGAATCGGGCTGACGGCGTTCGGGAAAGCGGACTGGGCGGCGATCACCCACGCCCTCGCCGCGAAGGCGTCGGCCACGGTCCTGCTGCTCCGCGGCGAGCTGCCCCGTGACGTCGAGCAGATCTTCAAGGCGGTCCGGCTGCCTCTGTTCCCGTCGTCGGCGCGGGAGGTGTCCTTGGACTGCACCTGCCCGGCCGTCGAGGTGCCGTGCGGGCACCTGAACGCCGTGTTCTCCGCGCTCGTGGCGCGGGTCGGCGACGATCCGTTCACCATCCTCGCCCTGCGCGGCCGGAACCGCGAAACGCTGCTCGAGGAGCTGAAGAACCGGCTCATCTCCGCCGAGCCGCTCGATCCCGACGACCGGTCCCCGGCCCTGACCGAAGTCATGGACACCTTCTTCGAGGCCGGTCAGGCCCCGGGCCTGGCCGGCGCGGCGCCGTTGCACGGGCCTCGAACGTCGGACGACGCGCTCATGGACCAGGTTCCGCCGTTCGCGATCACGGCGGGCGGCGAAGACGTCGCCGAGCTGCTCCGGCCGGTGTACCGGGCACTCGCCGGAGAGCACGGCGCTTAG